DNA sequence from the Schistocerca americana isolate TAMUIC-IGC-003095 chromosome 2, iqSchAmer2.1, whole genome shotgun sequence genome:
ACGCCTAACTGACGCTAAGAAGCGCCAACTCTGTATGGAGATGGCCAGTCATTAGTTGGTATAAAAAAGAGGTGAATCTGTTGAAGGAACTTTACACTAAATTTAATGTCCTTTCTAATTTACAGATGAAGACGATCTTCATCCTTTTCGCTGTCCTCGGGATAACAGCAGGTAGCATAACCATATTATGATAATATAAATTTTACAATATCTGTTTTTACACAGTGAAACCACATACCTACTCGTTGATGAAGCGGACTAAATAAATTGCACTGATGATTAATTTCAGCAAAGGCTGTTCCTGCCCCTCGTATTAGCGTACACACACGCAACCTCCAGGATGACCTCAATGACTTCCTCGCCCTCATCCCCGTCGATGACATTGTCGCTATCGTCACGGATCACTTGGCCAACGACCCCGAGGTGCAGGCTGCTGTTCAGTACATACTCTCTGATGACTTCAAGAGCATTGTCCTGGCCATCGACGCTCTACCAGAATACATtgatgtaaggatcccacacctgtACCAGTTGCAGAACGACGCAACTTACATTTATTATGAATACGTTAAATTGTTACGTTCTTCTCCACAGTTCCTCAACTACCTGCAAGAGTCCGGCCTCGATGTCTACAAATATGTGAACGCTCTACACGACTTCCTGGGACTGCCCCAGCTTACCCCTCCATCCAAGCTGAGACACACCAGGAGCATCCGTTCCATGGTCGACGAGATTCTCGCCATCTTGCCACTGGACGAACTCCGGGCTCTGTTCGACGAGAAGCTGGAAACCAGCCCCGACTTCAAGGAGCTCTACGACAGGATCAGGTCTCCCGAATTCCAGGTGAGTCGTCATGTGTTGATCAATAGTTAGCTGGCCATCCTGGATGATACTTAGTACCCAAAATTTATTTGGCCTGGTCATCTGTTGTAGTCGATCGTGGAAACTCTGAACTCGCTGCCAGAGTACCAGGAGCTACTTCAGAAACTGAGGGACGCTGGCATCGACGTCGACGCATTCATTGACCTGATTCGCGGTCTTTTCGGCCTGCCAACAAGTAAGTAACACAGTACGGAGCATAAGAAATGAAAGGATGAGTATCTAACAGGCATTCTTTCAAAGATTGTCACATTTCAGAGACAAGTGCACAATTTCGCTTCTAGAGTACTTAGAGTTTCTCTTTATTCTCTCTTAGGCTCCAGCAACAAGATTCGACTTCATGTATCTGCCAAGAAGGCCAACCGCAACCTCCAGGATGACCTCAACGACTTCCTCGCTCTGATCCCCGTCGACGAAATTGTCGCTATCGTGCTCGACCACTTGGCCAACGACCCTGAGGTGCAGGCTGCTGTTCAGTACATACTCTCTGATGACTTCAAGAGCATTGTCCTGGCCATCGACGCTCTACCAGAATACATtgatgtaaggatcccacacctgtACCAGTTGCAGACCGACGCAACTTACTTTTATTATGAATACGTTAAATTGTTACGTTCTTCTCCACAGTTCCTCAACTACCTGCAAGAGTCCGGCCTCGATGTCTACAAATATGTGAACGCTCTACACGACTTCCTGGGACTGCCCCAGCTTACCCCTCCATCCAAGCTGAGACACACCAGGAGCATCCGTTCCATGGTCGACGAGATTCTCGCCATCTTGCCACTGGACGAACTCCGGGCTCTGTTCGACGAGAAGCTGGAAACCAGCCCCGACTTCAAGGAGCTCTACGACAGGATCAGGTCTCCCGAATTCCAGGTGAGTCGTCATGTGTTGATCAATAGTTAGCTGGCCATCCTGGATGATACTTAGTACCCAAAATTTATTTGGCCTGGTCATCTGTTGTAGTCGATCGTGGAAACTCTGAACTCGCTGCCAGAGTACCAGGAGCTACTTCAGAAACTGAGGGACGCTGGCATCGACGTCGACGCATTCATTGACCTGATTCGCGGTCTTTTCGGCCTGCCAACAAGTAAGTAACACAGTACGGAGCATAAGAAATGAAAGGATGAGTATCTAACAGGCATTCTTTCAAAGATTGTCACATTTCAGAGACAAGTGCACAATTTCGCTTCTAGAGTACTTAGAGTTTCTCTTTATTCTCTCTTAGGCTCCAGCAACAAGATTCGACTTCATGTATCTGCCAAGAAGGCCAACCGCAACCTCCAGGATGACCTCAACGACTTCCTCGCTCTGATCCCCGTCGACGAAATTGTCGCTATCGTGCTCGACCACTTGGCCAACGACCCTGAGGTGCAGGCTGCTGTTCAGTACATACTCTCTGATGACTTCAAGAGCATTGTCCTGGCCATCGACGCTCTACCAGAATACATtgatgtaaggatcccacacctgtACCAGTTGCAGACCGACGCAACTTACTTTTATTATGAATACGTTAAATTGTTACGTTCTTCTCCACAGTTCCTCAACTACCTGCAAGAGTCCGGCCTCGATGTCTACAAATATGTGAACGCTCTACACGACTTCCTGGGACTGCCCCAGCTTACCCCTCCATCCAAGCTGAGACACACCAGGAGCATCCGTTCCATGGTCGACGAGATTCTCGCCATCTTGCCACTGGACGAACTCCGGGCTCTGTTCGACGAGAAGCTGGAAACCAGCCCCGACTTCAAGGAGCTCTACGACAGGATCAGGTCTCCCGAATTCCAGGTGAGTCGTCATGTGTTGATCAATAGTTAGCTGGCCATCCTGGATGATACTTAGTACCCAAAATTTATTTGGCCTGGTCATCTGTTGTAGTCGATCGTGGAAACTCTGAACTCGCTGCCAGAGTACCAGGAGCTACTTCAGAAACTGAGGGACGCTGGCATCGACGTCGACGCATTCATTGACCTGATTCGCGGTCTTTTCGGCCTGCCAACAAGTAAGTAACACAGTACGGAGCATAAGAAATGAAAGGATGAGTATCTAACAGGCATTCTTTCAAAGATTGTCACATTTCAGAGACAAGTGCACAATTTCGCTTCTAGAGTTCTTAGAGTCTCTCTTTATTCTCTCTTAGGCTCCAGCAACAAGATTCGACTTCATGTATCTGCCAAGAAGGCCAACCGCAACCTCCAGGATGACCTCAACGACTTCCTCGCCCTGATCCCCGTCGACGAAATTGTCGCTATCGTGCTCGACCACTTGGCCAACGACCCTGAGGTGCAGGCTGCTGTTCAGTACATACTCTCTGATGACTTCAAGAGCATTGTCCTGGCCATCGACGCTCTACCAGAATACATtgatgtaaggatcccacacctgtACCAGTTGCAGTCCGACGCAATTTACTTTTATTATGAATACGTTAAATTGTTACGTTCTTCTCCACAGTTCCTCAACTACCTGCAAGAGTCCGGCCTCGATGTCTACAAATACGTGAACGCTCTACACGACTTCCTGGGACTGCCCCAGCTTACCCCTCCATCCAAGCTGAGACACACCAGGAGCATCCGTTCCATGGTCGACGAGATTCTCGCCATCTTGCCACTGGACGAACTCCGGGCTCTGTTCGACGAGAAGCTGGAAACCAGCCCCGACTTCAAGGAGCTCTACGACAGGATCAGGTCTTCCGAATTCCAGGTGAGTCGTCACGTCTTGATCAGTAGTTAGCTGACCTTTCTGGAGGATACTTAGTACCTAAAGTTTACGTGGACTATTCATCTGTTGTAGTCGATCGTGGAAACTCTGAACTCGCTGCCAGAGTACCAGGAGCTGCTTCAGAAACTGAGGGACGCTGGCATCGACGTCGACGCATTCATTGACCTGATTCGCGGTCTTTTCGGCCTGCCTACGAAGAAATTTTAAACGACAATTTTTAGCTGACAAATACAACGTGTTATTGCCTGTGGTGTGCATTATGGGAAGACTGAAGTGTTGTTTTCGAACTATGAGCACGTGAATAAATTATTTTCCAGCGTAATATGAATTGTTTACTGTTATATTTCATTCAGACTTCTTTACCATTCTTTATGTTCCTTTGTACATTCTGTTACATCTGAAAACAATACAATACACATTAACTTCTAAATCCGagcatgttttgaacttttttgttGATGAGGCTGCTGTTGATGAGTTCCACATTGCACACAGAATACTGTTTGCCGACATTTTTCTTGCAAATCGTCCATTTTCTTTGGTTCACCAGTGTTGTGCGTTCAATCACATGTCCGGTTCCAAAAGTCCTGAATTCAATTGGAACACATGAAAGAGATGATTTTGGGCATGATGGATATCCTGCCCTTTTCCGATGAGAAGCAGCAGATGATCTTGCTACCATCCTCCGGAATTGAAGCAGTGTAATATTTTCATTCGAGAGTCAGTAGATGACGTGCGCGTTGACCACCGCTACATCTAATGCATTGGTGAAGAATGGGAAGTACCATTTCTTACCTCCAGTTCTCATACGATATTTCCGCACATTTCAGTCCCGTTTGTCCACACAACTGTTATATTCTGAAATCATTCTTGGCTGTGTAACCTGCACTTCTCTGTTCTCACCTTTGCCCCATCTCCTTACTTAGCTTACTGGATGCACTGTCTCATGGTTTGACAAGTGCTTTACACAATTGTTATACTTCCGCATAGCTGCCATTATCTGCCTATTCTTGTCAAATCTATACTGCCATACGCTCCTCTTCGTTTCTTCTTCATGCTGTTATCAGATTCTATTGGATAGTTATTCATTTGGTTCATACGGGTAGTTCCAGTTGCCCTTATTCTTGTTTCTGATGGCTCTTTCATAAAACAGAAGCTCGTGAAGTTCAGGAGTTTGCAGAAAAGAAATCTTATTCAACAGAACTGATCTGCCAAATCCCAGAACCGAAGCATCACTTGTATCCTTCAATTTTCCTTCATAGTATGACATATGGAAACAGAAACCGCCTTGAGAACAGCACATG
Encoded proteins:
- the LOC124595474 gene encoding uncharacterized protein LOC124595474, coding for MKTIFILFAVLGITAAKAVPAPRISVHTRNLQDDLNDFLALIPVDDIVAIVTDHLANDPEVQAAVQYILSDDFKSIVLAIDALPEYIDFLNYLQESGLDVYKYVNALHDFLGLPQLTPPSKLRHTRSIRSMVDEILAILPLDELRALFDEKLETSPDFKELYDRIRSPEFQSIVETLNSLPEYQELLQKLRDAGIDVDAFIDLIRGLFGLPTSSSNKIRLHVSAKKANRNLQDDLNDFLALIPVDEIVAIVLDHLANDPEVQAAVQYILSDDFKSIVLAIDALPEYIDFLNYLQESGLDVYKYVNALHDFLGLPQLTPPSKLRHTRSIRSMVDEILAILPLDELRALFDEKLETSPDFKELYDRIRSPEFQSIVETLNSLPEYQELLQKLRDAGIDVDAFIDLIRGLFGLPTSSSNKIRLHVSAKKANRNLQDDLNDFLALIPVDEIVAIVLDHLANDPEVQAAVQYILSDDFKSIVLAIDALPEYIDFLNYLQESGLDVYKYVNALHDFLGLPQLTPPSKLRHTRSIRSMVDEILAILPLDELRALFDEKLETSPDFKELYDRIRSPEFQSIVETLNSLPEYQELLQKLRDAGIDVDAFIDLIRGLFGLPTSSSNKIRLHVSAKKANRNLQDDLNDFLALIPVDEIVAIVLDHLANDPEVQAAVQYILSDDFKSIVLAIDALPEYIDFLNYLQESGLDVYKYVNALHDFLGLPQLTPPSKLRHTRSIRSMVDEILAILPLDELRALFDEKLETSPDFKELYDRIRSSEFQSIVETLNSLPEYQELLQKLRDAGIDVDAFIDLIRGLFGLPTKKF